The Paraburkholderia sp. FT54 genome includes a region encoding these proteins:
- a CDS encoding phosphonate ABC transporter ATP-binding protein, which translates to MRDLTMRYANGHVALRDFNVSVEAGEMVVVLGSNGSGKSTFMKCVVGLNRPTAGSVEVAGRDLATLSGDTLSQARLPLALISQNANLVKRRSVLANVCCGTLGRHRTLATVLGCLPREEIEPARACLDEVGLLHLAGQRAGTLSGGQAQRVAVARALAQRPHVLLADEPVASLDPEAADEVMRLLRRLATEDGLAVVCVLHQPELAARYADRLVGLRRGQLEFDRTASEVSSQQIARLYVDEPS; encoded by the coding sequence GTGCGTGACCTGACGATGCGTTACGCGAACGGTCATGTTGCGCTGCGCGATTTCAACGTGTCGGTCGAGGCGGGCGAGATGGTGGTCGTGCTCGGCAGCAATGGCAGCGGCAAGTCGACCTTCATGAAGTGCGTGGTAGGACTGAACCGGCCGACCGCCGGCTCGGTGGAGGTTGCTGGACGCGATCTGGCCACGCTCTCGGGCGATACCCTCTCGCAGGCGCGTTTGCCGCTCGCCCTGATTTCGCAGAACGCCAATCTCGTCAAACGGCGCAGCGTGCTGGCGAACGTCTGCTGTGGCACGCTGGGCCGGCACCGGACTTTGGCGACCGTTCTGGGGTGCCTGCCACGCGAGGAAATCGAACCGGCACGAGCCTGTCTGGACGAAGTCGGTCTGCTGCATCTGGCTGGCCAGCGTGCAGGCACGCTCTCGGGCGGGCAGGCGCAGCGTGTGGCGGTCGCGCGTGCGTTGGCGCAACGTCCGCATGTGTTGCTCGCCGACGAACCGGTCGCCAGTCTCGACCCTGAAGCAGCCGACGAGGTCATGCGGCTGTTGCGCCGCCTCGCCACCGAAGACGGACTCGCGGTGGTATGCGTACTGCACCAGCCTGAACTGGCTGCGCGCTATGCCGACCGGCTGGTGGGTCTGCGCCGTGGTCAACTGGAATTCGACCGGACGGCTTCGGAAGTGTCCAGTCAGCAGATCGCACGCCTCTATGTGGACGAACCGTCATGA
- the phnE gene encoding phosphonate ABC transporter, permease protein PhnE — protein MNNALEMRAPTGSPGARTAWTVCVVVVILALFVQAWIVVQARPQDLVTGAHGMADIISRAMPPAFDQFVPNLWPVLETIDLAIFGTVFGVLLAFPLSILAAANVTPSKPLYYASRALIGVTRAVPDLVWALLFVTAVGLGPFPGALALAVHSVGMLGRLFAEVIEDMDMGPVEALTLTGAGRLQVLSHSVVPGVLPSLLGIGLFRFDENLRSSLVLGFVGAGGIGFQLLTAMNLFQYQTVSFLLIATFVLVACAERVSAYLRRLVM, from the coding sequence ATGAACAATGCTCTTGAAATGCGCGCGCCCACCGGCTCCCCGGGGGCACGCACTGCTTGGACGGTGTGCGTCGTAGTGGTCATACTTGCGCTGTTCGTGCAGGCGTGGATCGTGGTTCAGGCGCGTCCGCAGGATCTGGTGACCGGCGCGCACGGCATGGCCGACATTATTTCGCGCGCCATGCCGCCGGCGTTCGACCAGTTCGTGCCGAATCTGTGGCCGGTGCTCGAGACGATCGATCTGGCGATTTTCGGCACCGTGTTCGGAGTGCTGCTTGCTTTCCCACTGTCGATCCTGGCGGCCGCGAATGTCACGCCGTCGAAGCCCCTCTACTACGCGTCGCGTGCGCTGATCGGCGTCACCCGCGCGGTCCCCGATCTGGTGTGGGCACTCCTGTTCGTTACCGCCGTTGGGCTCGGACCGTTTCCGGGCGCGCTTGCGCTAGCAGTCCATTCGGTCGGCATGCTTGGGCGGCTGTTTGCGGAAGTGATCGAAGACATGGACATGGGCCCTGTCGAAGCGCTGACACTGACCGGTGCCGGCCGCCTGCAGGTATTGAGCCATTCGGTGGTGCCGGGCGTGTTGCCGTCGCTACTTGGCATCGGACTGTTCCGCTTCGACGAAAACCTGCGCTCGTCGCTTGTGCTCGGCTTCGTCGGCGCGGGCGGGATCGGTTTCCAGTTGCTGACTGCAATGAACCTGTTCCAGTACCAGACCGTTTCGTTCCTGCTGATCGCTACCTTCGTACTGGTCGCATGCGCCGAACGCGTTTCCGCCTATCTGCGCCGCCTCGTTATGTGA
- a CDS encoding DapH/DapD/GlmU-related protein → MLINHGVAADPWTLGSVVSEDPEIHPTALVRASDFGRYTYLGPRSHVTASVIGDYGYAMGDNQIAHAHIGKFANIATGVRINPPNHPSWRATHHHFTYRSRSYGLSLDDDAGIFQWREKDRVEIGHDVWLGHDAIVMPGVTIGSGAAVGSGAVVTKDVPPFAIVVGVPARVLRFRVDARTSERLQQIAWWDWNPQQIDAALADFRTLTAVEFAEKYGG, encoded by the coding sequence ATGCTAATTAATCATGGCGTCGCTGCCGATCCGTGGACGCTCGGCAGCGTCGTGTCGGAAGATCCGGAGATCCATCCGACGGCACTCGTTCGCGCCAGCGACTTTGGCCGCTATACGTATCTTGGTCCACGCAGTCATGTTACCGCATCGGTCATCGGCGACTACGGCTATGCGATGGGCGACAATCAGATCGCCCATGCGCACATCGGTAAGTTCGCCAACATCGCCACCGGCGTGCGCATCAACCCGCCCAACCACCCGTCGTGGCGGGCGACCCATCACCACTTTACTTATCGCTCACGCTCGTATGGGCTCTCCCTTGACGACGACGCCGGAATCTTCCAATGGCGCGAGAAGGACCGTGTCGAGATCGGCCACGATGTGTGGCTCGGCCATGACGCCATCGTCATGCCCGGCGTCACCATCGGCTCGGGTGCCGCGGTCGGTTCGGGCGCAGTCGTGACCAAAGACGTGCCGCCGTTCGCTATCGTTGTCGGAGTGCCGGCGCGCGTGCTGCGCTTTCGCGTCGATGCGCGCACTTCGGAGCGGCTGCAGCAGATCGCTTGGTGGGACTGGAACCCGCAGCAAATCGACGCGGCCCTGGCCGATTTTCGCACGCTCACAGCGGTCGAGTTCGCCGAGAAGTACGGCGGTTAA